In the Solibacillus sp. FSL K6-1523 genome, one interval contains:
- a CDS encoding excalibur calcium-binding domain-containing protein has product MKGCLTVILAIIALVIVIQYPLVIIGIILIVWGIREYKINKQLKAKSNLIPIIIIFGCVLSISGCTLAVKEAEEQKQIELKEKEEAKRQLELKKQQEELERQKELERQEELERQKELEKQAELERQKELEKQAELERQKELEKQAELERQKELERQAEQKRQEPVVEREYFSNCKEMNAVYPKGVPEGHPAYASARDRDNDGWACER; this is encoded by the coding sequence ATGAAGGGTTGTTTAACGGTAATTTTAGCTATAATTGCACTGGTAATAGTAATACAATACCCCTTAGTAATAATAGGAATTATTTTAATTGTATGGGGAATACGTGAGTACAAGATTAATAAACAACTTAAAGCAAAATCAAATTTGATACCAATTATCATCATATTTGGATGTGTTTTATCTATTTCCGGATGTACACTAGCTGTTAAAGAAGCAGAAGAACAAAAGCAGATAGAATTAAAAGAAAAGGAAGAAGCTAAACGCCAACTAGAATTGAAAAAGCAACAAGAAGAGTTAGAGCGTCAGAAAGAACTGGAAAGACAAGAAGAACTAGAACGTCAAAAAGAATTAGAAAAACAAGCAGAACTAGAACGCCAAAAGGAATTAGAGAAACAAGCAGAACTAGAGCGTCAAAAAGAATTAGAGAAACAAGCAGAACTAGAGCGCCAGAAAGAATTAGAAAGACAAGCCGAACAAAAGCGTCAAGAGCCTGTTGTTGAACGAGAATATTTCAGCAATTGCAAAGAAATGAACGCAGTATATCCAAAAGGTGTACCAGAAGGCCACCCTGCTTATGCTTCAGCACGTGACCGCGATAATGATGGATGGGCATGTGAGAGATAA